The Streptomyces sp. NBC_00178 genome contains a region encoding:
- a CDS encoding lamin tail domain-containing protein, translated as MSASSTARRTAATVLAAGAIVSAIALPASAHDSDRHRPAPRVVISDVQADSPGRDDRSNRSLNAEWVQITNQTRRAVNLDGWTLRDADGHRYQFDNVRLAGRATVRIHTGIGRDTRTDLFQDRRAYVWDNNGDTATLRDARGRTVDTDSWGRNHHRR; from the coding sequence ATGTCTGCTTCTTCGACCGCCCGCCGCACAGCCGCGACCGTCCTTGCGGCTGGTGCGATCGTCTCGGCGATCGCCCTGCCGGCCTCCGCGCACGACAGCGACCGCCACCGCCCCGCCCCGCGTGTGGTGATCAGCGACGTGCAGGCCGACAGCCCGGGCCGTGACGACCGCAGCAACCGGTCCCTGAACGCCGAATGGGTTCAGATCACCAACCAGACCCGCCGCGCCGTCAACCTCGATGGCTGGACCCTGCGCGACGCGGACGGACACCGCTACCAGTTCGACAACGTCCGCCTCGCCGGCCGCGCCACCGTCCGGATCCACACCGGCATCGGCCGCGACACCCGCACCGACCTCTTCCAGGACCGCCGCGCCTACGTCTGGGACAACAACGGAGACACCGCCACCCTGCGCGACGCCCGCGGCCGCACCGTCGACACCGACTCCTGGGGCCGCAACCACCACCGCCGCTAA
- a CDS encoding HNH endonuclease family protein: MNRRRVLPVATVLLAVSLAGCNPQAADTGDAKPSAVTGSPAPSGAAGGPAEGALSLRDAIGKISAGVEKREGYERDSFKHWVDEDDDGCPTRAEVLIEEATKKPEQGERCALTGGVWMSYYDEVEVTDARKLDIDHMVPLAEAWDSGAYDWTAQRRQAYANDLGADRSLVAVTARTNRSKADKDPATWLPPAETAHCTYGADWTATKLRWGLTADDTERAALLKLAGACPDTTVQFEPAQ, translated from the coding sequence GTGAACCGTCGCCGCGTCCTGCCGGTCGCCACCGTCCTGCTCGCCGTGTCGCTGGCCGGGTGCAACCCGCAGGCCGCGGACACCGGGGACGCGAAACCCTCTGCGGTGACTGGCTCGCCGGCACCGTCCGGCGCGGCAGGCGGTCCCGCGGAAGGGGCCCTCTCGCTCAGGGACGCGATCGGGAAGATTTCGGCCGGGGTGGAGAAGCGGGAGGGCTACGAGCGTGACAGCTTCAAGCACTGGGTCGACGAGGACGATGACGGCTGCCCCACCCGCGCCGAGGTCCTGATCGAGGAGGCGACCAAGAAGCCGGAGCAGGGGGAGCGGTGCGCGCTCACGGGCGGGGTGTGGATGTCGTACTACGACGAGGTTGAGGTCACCGACGCCCGGAAGCTGGACATCGACCACATGGTTCCGCTCGCCGAGGCCTGGGACAGCGGCGCCTACGACTGGACCGCTCAGCGCCGTCAGGCTTATGCCAATGACCTCGGTGCCGATCGGTCGCTGGTCGCGGTCACTGCGAGGACCAACCGGTCCAAGGCCGACAAGGACCCCGCCACCTGGCTCCCGCCGGCCGAGACGGCCCACTGCACCTACGGCGCCGACTGGACCGCGACCAAACTTCGCTGGGGCCTGACCGCGGACGACACGGAACGTGCCGCACTGCTCAAGCTCGCCGGGGCCTGCCCTGACACCACCGTGCAGTTCGAACCCGCCCAGTAG